From a single Desulfonatronovibrio hydrogenovorans DSM 9292 genomic region:
- the msrB gene encoding peptide-methionine (R)-S-oxide reductase MsrB, producing MSHDRPSRANLKNILTPIQFMVTQENGTEPPFRNEYWDNREPGIYVDVVSGEPLFSSTHKFESGTGWPSFTRPISPDSVTEHQDQKLFMVRTEVRSRQADSHLGHVFDDGPEPDRKRYCINSAALRFIPVSKMKQAGYEDYLHHFD from the coding sequence ATGAGTCATGACCGGCCTTCCAGGGCCAACCTCAAAAACATCCTGACCCCCATCCAGTTTATGGTCACCCAGGAAAACGGAACCGAACCCCCTTTCAGGAATGAATACTGGGACAATAGGGAGCCGGGCATCTATGTTGACGTGGTGTCAGGGGAGCCTTTATTCAGTTCAACCCATAAGTTTGAATCAGGAACAGGCTGGCCAAGCTTTACCCGGCCCATAAGCCCGGACAGTGTAACAGAGCACCAAGACCAAAAGCTTTTCATGGTCAGAACTGAAGTCCGAAGCAGGCAGGCCGACTCTCATCTTGGCCATGTCTTTGATGACGGACCTGAACCAGACCGAAAAAGGTACTGCATCAATTCAGCAGCCCTGAGATTCATCCCGGTCAGCAAGATGAAGCAAGCCGGCTATGAAGACTATCTGCATCATTTTGACTGA
- a CDS encoding chorismate-binding protein: MAVIETFSLDEVQDALLKIQDQIRLKGVYAAGFISYEAGPAFDDSYQTVTDDVFPKLWFGLFQSLRKLEALPDPGIRPGRPVWVPELKFPEYQNRIKVIKKHIEQGDTYQVNYTYRLRTRLEQDPFCFFTCLAQSHDPPFAAFVDTGQYSVCSFSPELFFKLTGDILESRPMKGTLARRPAFWPDQSQALMLRSCDKNRAENVMITDMVRNDLGRIADPGSVEVKDLFQAEKYPTLWQMTSRVSCRTRARLGSVMGALFPPSSITGAPKPSTMKIIAGLEVSPRRIYTGCIGYAGPGRRAQFNVAIRTVLVDNRTRQAEYGVGGGIVWDSTPEDEWNECKTKSRALHRISPEFSLLESILWTGKGGYHLLGAHMARLKESGVYFDFCVDMKKVLSSLREFGKNLGARDWKVRLLVDKTGRIRIQKQVVEDLPSPFLLSLAAGGISSDDPFLYHKTTSRRAFDDAGSSNPKAHSTLFWNERGEITEASMANIALEIGGILWTPPVRSGLLAGTYRQFLLASGVLQEKVLYLEDMQKCSGVFLINSVRGMFRAKLT, from the coding sequence GTGGCAGTAATTGAGACCTTCAGCCTGGATGAAGTTCAGGATGCCTTGCTTAAGATCCAGGATCAGATCCGGCTTAAAGGGGTTTATGCTGCGGGGTTTATTTCTTATGAGGCCGGGCCTGCTTTTGATGATTCTTATCAGACTGTTACGGATGATGTTTTTCCCAAGCTCTGGTTCGGACTTTTCCAGTCCTTACGTAAACTTGAGGCCCTGCCTGATCCTGGAATAAGGCCGGGCAGACCGGTCTGGGTTCCGGAACTCAAGTTTCCGGAATATCAAAACCGGATCAAGGTCATCAAGAAGCATATTGAACAGGGTGATACTTATCAGGTCAATTACACCTACCGTCTGCGGACCCGGCTGGAACAGGATCCTTTTTGTTTTTTCACCTGCCTGGCCCAAAGTCATGATCCTCCTTTTGCAGCTTTTGTTGACACCGGGCAATACTCTGTGTGCAGCTTTTCTCCGGAACTCTTTTTCAAGCTGACCGGAGATATTCTGGAATCCAGGCCCATGAAAGGGACCCTTGCCCGCAGACCTGCATTCTGGCCGGACCAGTCCCAGGCGTTAATGCTCCGGTCATGCGACAAAAACAGGGCTGAAAATGTCATGATTACAGACATGGTCCGAAACGACCTGGGAAGAATTGCCGACCCGGGCAGCGTTGAGGTTAAAGACCTTTTCCAGGCTGAAAAGTATCCGACTCTCTGGCAGATGACTTCCAGGGTCAGTTGTCGGACCAGGGCAAGGCTCGGCTCGGTCATGGGGGCCCTGTTTCCTCCGTCTTCCATTACCGGTGCTCCCAAACCGTCCACCATGAAGATCATTGCCGGTCTGGAAGTTTCGCCCCGGCGTATCTATACCGGCTGCATCGGATATGCCGGGCCAGGACGCCGGGCTCAGTTCAATGTGGCCATCAGAACTGTCCTGGTGGATAACAGAACCAGACAGGCCGAATATGGTGTGGGCGGAGGGATAGTCTGGGATTCAACCCCGGAAGACGAGTGGAATGAATGCAAAACCAAGAGCAGGGCTCTGCACAGGATCAGCCCGGAGTTTTCACTCCTGGAAAGCATTCTCTGGACCGGAAAGGGCGGCTATCACCTTTTGGGAGCCCACATGGCAAGGCTTAAAGAGTCAGGTGTTTATTTTGATTTTTGCGTAGATATGAAAAAGGTACTGAGTTCGCTCCGGGAGTTTGGAAAAAATCTCGGAGCCAGGGACTGGAAGGTCAGGCTTCTGGTTGATAAAACAGGCCGGATAAGGATTCAAAAGCAGGTGGTTGAAGATCTTCCCAGTCCCTTTCTGCTGAGTCTGGCAGCAGGGGGAATAAGTTCTGATGACCCTTTTTTGTATCATAAGACAACCAGCCGCAGGGCATTTGATGACGCAGGGTCTTCAAACCCCAAGGCCCACAGTACTCTTTTCTGGAATGAAAGGGGGGAGATCACTGAAGCCTCCATGGCCAACATCGCCCTGGAAATAGGGGGGATTCTCTGGACTCCTCCTGTAAGAAGCGGTCTGCTGGCCGGGACTTACAGACAGTTTCTGCTGGCATCAGGTGTCCTGCAGGAAAAGGTTCTTTATTTAGAAGATATGCAAAAATGCTCCGGAGTATTTTTGATCAATTCGGTCCGGGGCATGTTCCGGGCAAAGCTGACCTAA
- a CDS encoding TspO/MBR family protein, with protein sequence MKSTPQKPGRQSSAGFFFKLIREKHILSLAGFMVLVAAASMFGAFFRPGPWYDELVKPALTPPGWIFTPVWMVLYLFMAVAGWLVWIQRPVLRQPAILLWAGQLVLNGLWSWLFFGLQSPGAAFVNILMLFLLILVFIRKARPLSRAASILFIPYALWVAFAAYLNLGLVLLN encoded by the coding sequence TTGAAAAGCACCCCCCAAAAACCCGGTAGACAATCATCTGCCGGGTTTTTTTTCAAGCTTATCAGGGAAAAGCATATTCTTTCCCTGGCAGGGTTCATGGTCCTGGTTGCTGCTGCCTCTATGTTCGGAGCTTTTTTCAGGCCTGGTCCGTGGTATGATGAACTGGTCAAGCCTGCCTTGACCCCGCCAGGCTGGATTTTCACTCCGGTCTGGATGGTCCTGTATCTTTTCATGGCTGTGGCAGGCTGGCTGGTGTGGATTCAAAGACCGGTCCTGAGACAGCCGGCCATTTTGCTCTGGGCCGGACAGCTGGTTTTGAACGGGCTGTGGTCCTGGCTTTTCTTTGGCCTGCAAAGTCCTGGAGCTGCCTTTGTCAACATCTTAATGCTGTTTCTCCTTATCCTGGTCTTTATCAGGAAGGCCCGCCCGCTGAGCAGAGCAGCTTCAATCCTTTTTATTCCCTATGCCCTGTGGGTGGCTTTTGCCGCTTACCTCAACCTGGGTCTGGTGCTCCTGAACTGA
- the htpX gene encoding protease HtpX codes for MKRVFLFLVTNIAILAVLFVVLSLLGVSGILDEQRVGIDYGNLLILAAVLGFGGSFISLAISKWMAKRMTGAKVITQPKTELESWLVRTVRQQASRAGIGMPEVAVFDSPAPNAFATGMNKNNALVAVSTGLLRNMNQDEVEAVLGHEVSHVANGDMVTLTLIQGVVNTFVIFISRLVGHFVDRVILKNEEGHGIGFFVATIVSQIVFGILASTIVMWFSRQREFRADAGGAKLAGTEKMISALEKLKKGIQEPLPDQMASFGINGKADGFDWKMLFMSHPPLDHRIKALKGQLNR; via the coding sequence ATGAAAAGAGTTTTTCTGTTTCTGGTGACTAACATAGCCATTCTGGCTGTCTTGTTCGTGGTTCTGAGCCTTTTAGGGGTAAGCGGAATTCTGGATGAGCAGCGGGTGGGCATTGATTACGGCAACCTGCTGATTCTGGCAGCTGTGCTGGGCTTTGGTGGATCGTTCATTTCCCTGGCTATATCCAAGTGGATGGCCAAACGCATGACCGGGGCCAAGGTGATCACCCAGCCCAAAACCGAGCTTGAGAGCTGGCTGGTGCGGACAGTCAGACAGCAGGCTTCCAGGGCTGGCATCGGCATGCCTGAGGTGGCTGTTTTTGATTCCCCAGCCCCGAATGCCTTTGCCACCGGCATGAACAAAAATAATGCCCTGGTAGCGGTGAGCACCGGACTTTTAAGGAACATGAACCAGGATGAAGTGGAAGCTGTTTTGGGGCACGAGGTCAGCCATGTGGCCAATGGGGACATGGTTACCCTGACCCTGATTCAGGGCGTGGTAAATACTTTTGTCATATTCATTTCCAGGCTGGTGGGGCATTTTGTGGACCGGGTGATCCTGAAAAACGAGGAAGGACATGGAATCGGATTTTTCGTGGCCACCATCGTCTCCCAGATCGTCTTCGGTATCCTGGCCAGCACCATTGTCATGTGGTTCAGCAGGCAGCGTGAATTCAGGGCAGATGCCGGCGGGGCCAAGCTGGCCGGGACAGAAAAAATGATTTCAGCCCTGGAAAAGCTCAAAAAAGGAATTCAGGAGCCCCTTCCTGATCAGATGGCTTCTTTTGGCATTAATGGCAAGGCGGACGGGTTTGACTGGAAAATGCTTTTTATGAGCCACCCGCCTCTGGATCATCGCATTAAGGCCCTTAAAGGCCAACTTAACAGATAG
- a CDS encoding HDIG domain-containing metalloprotein, which yields MISRDQALEMLKQNLKEENLVRHSLSTEAVLKNLARELGRDEEVWGLTGLLHDLDYSLTADNPSQHGIESSAMLTGQLPEEALQAIKVHAAEMNRSGHPESELDFGLRCGETVTGLIMAAGLVRPNGLDGMKPKSLKKKIKDKAFAASVNREIIQEHEKLGLDLTSFLALSIAAMQSISREIGFAQSP from the coding sequence ATGATATCCAGAGACCAAGCCCTGGAAATGCTTAAGCAGAATCTGAAAGAAGAAAACCTTGTCAGACACTCCCTGTCCACAGAAGCTGTTCTGAAAAACCTGGCCAGAGAGCTTGGTCGGGATGAAGAAGTGTGGGGTCTGACCGGACTCCTGCATGACCTGGACTATTCACTTACTGCGGATAACCCTTCCCAGCATGGAATAGAGAGCTCGGCCATGCTCACAGGCCAACTCCCTGAAGAGGCCTTGCAGGCCATAAAGGTGCATGCAGCTGAAATGAACCGGTCCGGTCATCCTGAATCTGAACTGGACTTTGGCCTGCGCTGCGGCGAAACAGTAACCGGGCTGATCATGGCTGCCGGGCTGGTCAGGCCCAATGGTCTGGATGGCATGAAGCCCAAAAGCCTGAAAAAGAAAATCAAGGATAAGGCATTTGCTGCTTCGGTCAACAGAGAAATCATCCAGGAGCATGAAAAACTTGGGTTGGACCTGACCTCGTTTTTGGCCCTGTCCATAGCCGCCATGCAGTCCATAAGCCGGGAAATCGGATTTGCTCAATCACCCTGA
- the hemC gene encoding hydroxymethylbilane synthase, whose amino-acid sequence MNKITIATRGSKLALWQAEHIGSRLKGRYPGLEVRLLKIKTTGDKILDVPLAKVGGKGLFVKEIEEAILDGRADIAVHSMKDVPAVLPEGLKLGIIPKRESRYDLLLSEKYPDLASLPQGAVVGTSSLRRQSQILHLRSDLKIEMLRGNLDTRLKKLKDGLYDAIIIATAGMKRLGFRASYQSELVPPYFLPAVGQGALGIEYASDRPELDEFLGFMDHSSTRFCVTCERAFLAELEGGCQVPIACLCLQENNRLYATGLVSDVLGQTVIRRTKTGKPKDAVKIGVELARKVLDGGGREILDVVYSSQGD is encoded by the coding sequence ATGAATAAAATTACCATTGCCACCAGGGGAAGCAAGCTGGCCCTCTGGCAGGCCGAACACATCGGCTCCAGGCTCAAGGGACGCTATCCCGGGCTTGAAGTCAGGCTTTTGAAGATCAAGACGACAGGAGACAAAATCCTGGACGTGCCCCTGGCCAAGGTTGGAGGCAAGGGTCTTTTTGTCAAGGAGATTGAAGAGGCCATCCTGGATGGACGGGCCGATATTGCTGTCCACAGTATGAAGGATGTGCCTGCAGTGCTGCCTGAGGGGCTCAAGCTGGGAATCATTCCTAAAAGAGAGTCCCGGTATGACCTGCTTTTGTCTGAGAAATACCCTGATCTGGCGTCATTGCCCCAGGGGGCAGTGGTGGGTACATCAAGTTTGAGACGGCAGTCCCAGATTCTTCATTTAAGGTCTGATCTCAAGATAGAAATGCTCAGGGGCAATCTGGATACCAGGCTGAAAAAGCTGAAAGACGGCCTGTACGACGCCATCATCATAGCTACTGCCGGCATGAAAAGGCTGGGTTTCAGGGCTTCGTACCAGAGCGAACTTGTGCCGCCCTATTTTCTGCCGGCAGTGGGGCAGGGGGCGCTGGGTATTGAATATGCCTCAGACCGGCCTGAGCTTGATGAGTTCCTGGGTTTTATGGATCATTCCAGTACCAGATTCTGCGTGACCTGTGAACGGGCTTTTCTGGCTGAACTGGAAGGAGGGTGCCAGGTCCCCATTGCCTGCCTGTGCCTGCAGGAAAACAATCGTCTCTATGCCACCGGTCTGGTGTCGGATGTCCTGGGTCAGACCGTTATCCGCCGGACCAAGACCGGAAAGCCCAAGGACGCCGTAAAGATCGGGGTTGAGCTGGCCAGAAAGGTTCTGGATGGCGGTGGCAGGGAGATCCTGGATGTAGTATATTCTTCTCAGGGTGATTGA
- a CDS encoding acyl-CoA thioesterase has product MNNYTLVRPEHLNHHGFLFGGVMLKWVDEFAWLAASKEFRGCKLVTVAMDEIRFSQQVPLGSILRFSIDFVRQGRTSATYQVVVYSDGPGQDQEKRVFANRITFVRVDEQGRKKELPVRKEFIPCAENV; this is encoded by the coding sequence ATGAACAATTATACTCTGGTTCGGCCGGAACATCTCAACCACCACGGGTTTCTTTTTGGCGGAGTCATGCTCAAGTGGGTGGATGAATTTGCCTGGCTGGCCGCCAGCAAGGAGTTCCGGGGGTGTAAACTGGTCACCGTGGCCATGGATGAGATAAGGTTTTCTCAACAGGTGCCCCTGGGATCGATCCTGCGCTTTAGTATTGATTTTGTCCGCCAGGGCCGGACTTCTGCCACCTACCAAGTTGTGGTTTATTCTGATGGCCCCGGCCAGGACCAGGAGAAAAGGGTCTTTGCCAACCGGATTACCTTTGTTCGGGTGGATGAACAGGGAAGAAAAAAAGAACTGCCGGTCAGAAAAGAATTCATACCCTGCGCAGAAAATGTTTAA
- a CDS encoding DUF1786 domain-containing protein, producing the protein MTDQNILCLDIGSGTQDVLYFMSGRELENCPKFVLPSPALGTAKRIEELHRAGRSIYLYGRNMGGGFYRVLKKCLGQGLQAAIHPEAAYSLSDSMEAVKGMGLEISAHCPEGYAPVYLADFDPGFWGSFLAQAGLSYPEMILACAQDHGFHPGASNRLGRFEIWKKFLLQSSGHVQRLIFSRPPAEMTRLISLKESIGAGFVADTGAAALLGALFVPEVEELARNRGICVVNVGNSHTIAFLVYQDRVHGILEHHTGLLDGQSLWEKLNLFKHGHLTNQQVFDENGHGCLILDSALDHDFKPTFVLGPKRSMLQGFDVNFLCPGGDMMLAGCFGLLKGYFLIR; encoded by the coding sequence TTGACTGATCAAAACATACTTTGCCTGGATATCGGAAGCGGAACCCAGGATGTGCTTTATTTTATGTCCGGTCGGGAGCTGGAAAACTGTCCCAAGTTTGTGCTGCCATCTCCAGCTCTGGGAACAGCAAAAAGGATTGAAGAACTGCACCGGGCCGGAAGAAGCATTTACCTGTATGGCCGGAATATGGGCGGAGGATTCTACAGGGTCCTTAAAAAATGTCTCGGGCAGGGACTTCAGGCGGCTATCCATCCGGAGGCGGCTTACTCCCTTTCCGATTCCATGGAGGCGGTTAAAGGCATGGGGCTGGAGATCTCTGCCCATTGTCCTGAGGGGTACGCTCCTGTTTATCTGGCCGATTTTGATCCGGGCTTCTGGGGTTCATTTCTGGCCCAGGCCGGTCTTTCCTATCCTGAGATGATTCTGGCCTGTGCCCAGGATCACGGTTTTCATCCAGGGGCAAGCAACCGGCTTGGTCGCTTTGAAATCTGGAAGAAATTTCTGCTTCAGAGCAGCGGTCATGTTCAAAGGCTGATCTTTTCCCGTCCGCCAGCTGAAATGACCAGGCTGATCAGTCTGAAAGAGTCCATTGGAGCCGGTTTTGTGGCTGATACCGGTGCAGCTGCCCTGCTGGGAGCCCTTTTTGTCCCGGAAGTGGAAGAGCTGGCCAGGAACAGGGGGATCTGTGTGGTCAACGTGGGCAACAGCCATACAATTGCTTTTCTGGTTTACCAGGACAGGGTTCATGGGATCCTGGAACACCACACCGGTCTTTTGGATGGACAAAGCCTGTGGGAAAAGTTAAATCTTTTCAAGCACGGACACCTGACCAACCAGCAGGTCTTTGATGAAAACGGCCATGGCTGCCTGATTCTGGATTCGGCCCTGGATCATGACTTCAAGCCTACTTTTGTGCTTGGGCCTAAAAGATCAATGCTTCAGGGCTTTGATGTGAATTTTCTGTGTCCAGGCGGAGACATGATGCTGGCAGGGTGCTTCGGCCTTTTAAAAGGATATTTCCTTATTCGGTGA
- the clpB gene encoding ATP-dependent chaperone ClpB yields MDINKFTQKSQEAVALAQETAVRLGHQQVDVEHVFKALMDQDNGLAPRVLKHAGYDPEAVRTAIDDKLTKMPSVSGPGVQPGQIYVTQRLNSLLLKAQDLAKAMQDEYVSVEHILLTLLDESPSTGAGKVVQELKLDKNRILASLTEVRGNQRVTSANPEETYDALKKYGRDLVDEARQGRLDPVIGRDSEIRRCIRILSRRTKNNPVLIGEAGVGKTAIAEGLAQRILNKDVPEGLKDKTIFALDMGALIAGAKYRGEFEERLKAVLKEIQNSQGRILLFIDEIHTIVGAGKAEGAMDAGNLLKPMLARGELHCIGATTIDEYRKYIEKDPALERRFQPVMVDEPSVEDTISILRGLKERFEVHHGVRISDSALVSASILSHRYISDRFLPDKAIDLIDESAAKIRSEIDSLPTELDEINRKIMQLEIEQEALKKEKDEASRDRLEKLGKELAELKEAQTTLKAQWEREKGSINSLRNLKEAIEKTRYEIENAERAYDLNKAAELRYGKLNQLEKELAEKESALGHGTDTKTLLKEEVGPDDIADIVSKWTSIPVSRLMEGEREKLLKLSDILHERVIGQDEAVDAVADAVLRARSGLKDPNRPIGSFLFLGPTGVGKTELTKTLAQNLFDTEENMVRLDMSEYMEKHTVARLIGAPPGYIGYDEGGQLTEAVRRKPYSVVLFDEVEKAHTDVFNVLLQIMDDGRLTDSHGRTVDFKNTVIIMTSNLGSQFLLEGISNAGQLQEEARDQVLKTVRSHFRPEFLNRIDEVVLFKPLLIEEIEKIIDLLLKHIQSRLADRKIELELTDQARVFIAREAYDPVYGARPLRRYLQQKIETPLAKEIISGRLMDGHKVLVDTEDGQLKITSS; encoded by the coding sequence ATGGATATCAATAAATTTACCCAGAAATCGCAGGAGGCTGTGGCCCTGGCTCAGGAAACCGCAGTCCGTCTTGGACATCAGCAGGTGGATGTGGAGCACGTGTTCAAGGCCCTTATGGATCAGGACAATGGCCTGGCTCCCAGGGTGCTCAAGCATGCAGGCTATGACCCGGAAGCAGTCAGAACAGCCATAGATGACAAGTTGACAAAAATGCCCAGCGTCAGCGGTCCCGGGGTTCAGCCCGGCCAGATATATGTTACTCAGAGGCTCAACTCCCTGCTTCTCAAGGCCCAGGATCTGGCCAAGGCCATGCAGGATGAATATGTGAGTGTGGAGCATATTCTCCTGACCCTGCTGGATGAATCTCCTTCCACCGGAGCGGGCAAAGTGGTTCAGGAACTAAAGCTGGACAAGAACAGGATCCTGGCTTCCCTGACCGAGGTCCGGGGTAATCAGAGGGTGACATCTGCCAATCCTGAAGAAACATATGATGCTTTGAAAAAATATGGCCGGGACCTGGTGGATGAGGCCAGACAGGGCCGGCTGGACCCGGTCATTGGCCGGGACAGCGAAATAAGGCGCTGCATCAGGATTCTGTCCAGAAGGACTAAAAACAATCCTGTGCTCATTGGTGAGGCAGGTGTGGGTAAAACAGCCATAGCCGAGGGACTGGCCCAGAGGATTCTGAATAAGGATGTGCCTGAAGGACTCAAGGACAAGACCATTTTCGCCCTGGATATGGGTGCCCTGATTGCCGGAGCCAAGTACAGGGGGGAGTTTGAAGAAAGGCTCAAGGCTGTTTTAAAGGAGATTCAGAATTCACAGGGCCGGATTCTGCTCTTTATTGATGAGATTCATACCATTGTGGGGGCTGGAAAGGCCGAGGGAGCCATGGATGCCGGCAACCTGCTCAAACCAATGCTGGCCAGGGGAGAATTGCACTGCATCGGGGCCACCACCATAGATGAATATCGAAAATATATTGAGAAGGACCCGGCTCTGGAACGCAGATTTCAGCCGGTCATGGTGGATGAACCCAGCGTGGAGGACACCATTTCCATATTAAGGGGGCTCAAGGAGCGTTTTGAGGTCCATCATGGAGTACGGATCAGTGACAGCGCCCTGGTCTCAGCTTCCATCCTTTCCCATCGCTATATTTCCGACCGCTTCCTGCCGGATAAAGCCATTGACCTGATTGACGAGTCAGCTGCCAAGATCAGGAGTGAGATCGATTCCCTGCCCACTGAACTTGATGAGATCAACCGAAAGATCATGCAGCTGGAGATCGAGCAGGAGGCCTTGAAAAAGGAAAAGGATGAGGCTTCCAGGGATCGGCTGGAAAAACTGGGCAAGGAGCTGGCCGAATTAAAGGAGGCCCAGACCACCCTCAAGGCTCAGTGGGAAAGGGAAAAGGGCTCCATAAACTCTCTGCGCAATTTAAAGGAGGCCATTGAAAAGACCAGGTATGAAATTGAAAATGCAGAACGGGCCTATGATCTGAATAAGGCAGCTGAACTCAGGTACGGTAAACTCAATCAGCTGGAAAAGGAGCTGGCAGAAAAAGAGTCGGCCCTGGGCCATGGCACTGACACCAAGACCCTTTTAAAGGAAGAAGTGGGTCCGGATGATATTGCGGATATAGTTTCCAAATGGACAAGCATCCCGGTATCCAGGCTTATGGAGGGTGAGCGGGAAAAGCTGCTCAAGTTGTCGGATATCCTTCATGAACGGGTCATCGGCCAGGATGAGGCTGTGGATGCCGTGGCTGATGCCGTGCTCCGGGCCAGGTCCGGGCTCAAGGATCCCAACCGGCCCATTGGATCATTTCTGTTTCTTGGCCCCACCGGGGTGGGTAAGACCGAGTTGACCAAGACTCTGGCCCAGAACCTTTTTGATACAGAGGAAAACATGGTTCGCCTGGATATGTCTGAATATATGGAAAAGCATACTGTGGCCAGACTCATTGGCGCTCCTCCAGGGTATATCGGATACGATGAAGGAGGGCAGCTGACCGAAGCGGTTCGGCGCAAACCCTACAGTGTGGTCCTTTTTGATGAGGTGGAAAAGGCCCATACCGATGTCTTTAATGTGCTTCTGCAGATCATGGATGATGGTCGTCTCACTGACAGCCATGGCCGGACAGTTGATTTCAAAAACACGGTGATTATCATGACCTCCAATCTCGGTTCCCAGTTTTTGCTGGAAGGGATTTCCAACGCTGGACAACTGCAGGAGGAGGCCAGGGATCAGGTCCTGAAAACAGTTCGCTCCCATTTCAGGCCGGAGTTTTTGAACCGTATTGATGAAGTGGTTCTTTTCAAGCCCCTGCTTATTGAGGAAATTGAAAAAATCATTGATCTGCTGCTTAAGCATATCCAAAGTCGCCTGGCTGACCGGAAGATCGAGCTGGAACTTACAGACCAGGCCAGGGTATTTATTGCCAGGGAAGCTTATGATCCTGTTTATGGAGCCAGGCCGCTGCGCAGGTATCTTCAGCAGAAGATCGAGACCCCGCTGGCCAAGGAGATTATTTCTGGCAGACTCATGGATGGTCATAAGGTTCTGGTGGACACGGAAGACGGGCAGTTGAAAATTACTTCTTCCTGA
- a CDS encoding chaperone modulator CbpM encodes MQNHGIQKKTQGSLIRSNLIHWSQFVQRTGVCPYRLSELVEMGWVEAIRISDENFHFPEREILRVQKLMRICRDFELPTIGGTIIVDLLERIEVMEKEITQLRNLI; translated from the coding sequence ATGCAAAACCATGGAATTCAGAAGAAAACCCAAGGGTCTCTGATAAGATCCAACCTCATCCACTGGTCTCAGTTCGTCCAGAGAACCGGAGTCTGTCCGTATCGTCTTTCTGAGCTTGTGGAGATGGGCTGGGTTGAAGCCATTCGGATTTCCGATGAAAATTTCCATTTTCCGGAAAGGGAGATCCTAAGGGTCCAGAAGCTGATGCGAATCTGCCGGGATTTTGAGCTTCCCACCATTGGCGGAACTATAATTGTTGACCTTCTGGAGAGAATAGAGGTCATGGAAAAAGAGATTACTCAGCTCAGAAATCTGATCTGA
- a CDS encoding DnaJ C-terminal domain-containing protein, whose amino-acid sequence MEYKDYYKILGVNKKSSKEEVSKAYKKLAKKYHPDLNPNDPKAEDKFKEVTEAYEVLKDDEKRKLYDSLGPNWQHGQNFQPPPGYENVHFEFRGDQQGAGFDFSDFFETIFGGGFSRGGAQGFQRDPFSGRTFARKGQDAEAALELSLEEAYKGGSKSITLQEQVIGPDGRPMVQNKTLSVNIPPGIKDGNRIRLSGQGSPGMGSGQSGDLYLKVRIIPHPVFKLDGNNIIYDLPLAPWEAALGSMVRVPTLDGEVEMKIPQGISSGQKMRIKGKGMGRGSAKGDQLVRIMIRVPREASLRERELWEELSKASDYNPRG is encoded by the coding sequence ATGGAATACAAGGATTATTATAAAATCCTGGGAGTTAACAAGAAATCGTCCAAGGAGGAGGTCTCCAAGGCCTACAAGAAGCTGGCCAAGAAGTATCATCCAGACCTCAATCCCAATGATCCCAAGGCAGAGGACAAATTCAAGGAAGTCACCGAAGCCTATGAAGTGCTCAAGGATGATGAAAAGAGAAAGCTTTACGACTCCCTTGGTCCCAACTGGCAGCACGGCCAGAATTTTCAGCCGCCTCCTGGTTATGAAAACGTCCATTTTGAATTTCGTGGAGACCAGCAGGGAGCAGGCTTTGATTTCAGTGATTTTTTTGAAACGATTTTTGGTGGGGGATTCAGCCGGGGTGGTGCCCAGGGCTTCCAGAGGGACCCTTTTTCCGGAAGGACTTTTGCCCGCAAAGGACAGGATGCTGAAGCAGCCTTGGAACTCAGCCTGGAAGAAGCCTATAAGGGCGGGAGCAAAAGTATAACCCTTCAGGAGCAGGTTATTGGACCTGATGGAAGACCCATGGTCCAGAACAAGACCCTGAGCGTGAATATTCCGCCGGGAATCAAGGATGGGAACAGGATCAGGCTTAGCGGGCAGGGGTCCCCGGGTATGGGAAGCGGACAATCCGGCGATCTCTATCTGAAGGTCAGGATTATCCCACACCCGGTGTTTAAGCTTGACGGTAATAATATTATCTATGACCTGCCTCTGGCTCCCTGGGAGGCCGCCCTGGGAAGCATGGTCCGGGTACCCACCCTGGACGGAGAAGTGGAAATGAAAATTCCCCAGGGAATCAGCAGCGGCCAGAAAATGCGAATCAAGGGAAAAGGCATGGGCAGGGGATCTGCCAAGGGTGACCAGCTGGTGCGGATCATGATCCGGGTTCCCAGAGAAGCGTCACTCAGGGAAAGGGAGCTGTGGGAGGAGTTGTCCAAAGCTTCGGACTATAATCCCCGGGGATAG